One Sulfurimonas sp. genomic window carries:
- the hisG gene encoding ATP phosphoribosyltransferase — protein sequence MLSVALPKGRIAKETLEIFETIFGEGFAFDDRKLILETPKFRFLLVRNQDVATYVFHQAADIGVVGLDTLEEQGLDVIRLLDLKRGICKVSIGMKKGEKFDLDKPEIKVATKMVNITKRYFEERAVSVDIIKLYGSIELAPLIGLADMIVDVVETGATMKQNGLEVVQDMMTSSTYLIANKNSYISKKDEVLDIYEKINAVIKAEKKS from the coding sequence ATGCTAAGCGTTGCACTTCCAAAAGGTCGTATTGCAAAAGAGACACTGGAGATTTTTGAGACAATTTTCGGTGAGGGTTTTGCGTTTGACGACAGAAAACTCATCTTAGAGACTCCGAAGTTTCGTTTTTTGCTTGTTAGAAATCAAGATGTTGCAACTTATGTGTTTCATCAGGCGGCGGACATAGGCGTAGTAGGTCTTGATACGCTAGAAGAGCAGGGTTTGGATGTAATCCGTCTGTTGGATCTCAAACGCGGTATATGTAAAGTATCTATCGGTATGAAAAAAGGCGAAAAGTTTGACCTTGATAAACCGGAGATTAAAGTAGCGACAAAGATGGTAAACATAACAAAACGCTACTTTGAAGAGCGCGCGGTATCAGTAGATATCATCAAACTTTACGGTTCAATTGAATTGGCACCGCTTATCGGTCTTGCCGATATGATAGTCGATGTAGTTGAGACGGGTGCGACTATGAAGCAAAACGGTTTGGAAGTCGTTCAGGATATGATGACATCATCAACCTACCTAATCGCCAATAAAAACAGCTATATTTCCAAAAAAGATGAAGTTTTAGACATATATGAGAAGATAAACGCTGTCATCAAAGCAGAGAAAAAATCATAA
- a CDS encoding class I SAM-dependent methyltransferase, with amino-acid sequence MTNLDLYAKAEHLLGIEEATEALYDLYRSELEEYKIKTLLDIGCGRGGFMKRMISDGVVCKGIDLSSVMVEECREHGLDGECVDVSQVGGKYDAVVAIFDVLNFLNQDELLKFLDAVSQRLNDDGIFIADINTLHGFSDVAEGAMSSENEKEFLVVDAVFENDELHTKFTLFEKKADGSYTKYQDTIVQYFHKVKTFEKLSALKLIDKQTFSLYDTKDKTLLIFKKR; translated from the coding sequence ATGACTAACCTTGACCTTTACGCAAAAGCAGAACATCTCTTAGGCATAGAAGAGGCCACCGAAGCGCTTTACGACCTATATCGCTCAGAGCTAGAAGAGTATAAGATTAAAACACTTTTAGACATCGGTTGCGGTCGCGGCGGTTTTATGAAAAGAATGATAAGCGACGGCGTTGTATGCAAAGGAATTGACCTTAGTTCTGTAATGGTTGAAGAGTGCAGGGAACATGGTCTTGACGGGGAGTGTGTCGATGTAAGCCAAGTAGGCGGCAAATATGATGCCGTCGTAGCTATTTTTGATGTACTTAACTTTTTAAACCAAGACGAGCTTTTAAAATTTTTGGATGCAGTTTCACAAAGACTAAACGATGACGGGATTTTTATAGCAGATATAAATACTCTTCACGGTTTTAGCGATGTTGCAGAGGGCGCTATGAGCAGTGAAAACGAGAAAGAGTTTTTGGTTGTCGATGCGGTGTTTGAAAATGACGAACTCCATACCAAGTTTACTCTTTTTGAAAAAAAGGCAGACGGCAGTTACACAAAGTATCAAGATACGATAGTCCAATATTTTCACAAGGTTAAAACTTTTGAAAAGCTTTCTGCTTTAAAACTGATAGACAAACAGACTTTTTCGCTTTACGATACCAAAGACAAGACACTGCTTATATTTAAGAAAAGATAA
- a CDS encoding metallophosphoesterase yields MNYILFFSAFLGIFILLNMYISKRLIKKLDISDKAKYYFRIFLFANLIGIACYMLARYYVNIPNWLYFLFSIPIGILFLLFCTAVIYDISRVLLSFAPVMESRRKFFKKSLDISSLAVASILTVRSLYEARFINVESIYIKIKNLKEPYNIVQISDLHIGGLIDASFIKDIVQKVNALNPDIVVITGDLIDVDVLNAKDVLDELTNISSKFGTYYIVGNHEYFHGIEKIISAVKDLGIKVLENENIYIGEDGRGFNLAGVYDLFGYRTKTHMPDLPKALLGKKESPTVLLAHQPKFIKEVTSGVDLMLSGHTHGGQLYPFKLLVGLQQPYINGLHRHNENLQIYINKGTGFWGPPMRLGASSEITQIFLSGV; encoded by the coding sequence ATGAACTACATACTCTTTTTTAGTGCCTTTTTGGGCATTTTTATCTTACTAAATATGTACATATCTAAGCGACTTATAAAAAAATTAGATATTTCCGACAAAGCTAAATACTATTTTCGCATTTTCCTCTTTGCAAATCTCATAGGAATTGCCTGCTATATGCTTGCAAGGTATTATGTAAATATTCCAAATTGGCTCTATTTTCTCTTCTCCATCCCCATCGGCATACTATTCTTACTATTTTGTACCGCCGTTATTTATGATATTTCAAGGGTTTTACTCTCATTTGCACCCGTTATGGAATCAAGAAGAAAATTTTTTAAAAAATCACTAGACATCTCATCGTTGGCGGTTGCATCAATCTTGACTGTTCGCTCTTTATACGAGGCTAGATTTATAAATGTTGAGAGTATATACATCAAAATCAAAAACCTAAAAGAGCCTTATAATATTGTTCAAATAAGCGATTTGCACATCGGCGGTCTGATAGATGCGTCATTTATAAAAGATATCGTGCAAAAAGTAAACGCCCTTAATCCCGATATCGTCGTTATAACCGGTGACTTGATAGATGTGGATGTTTTAAATGCAAAAGATGTATTGGATGAGTTGACAAATATAAGCTCAAAGTTCGGCACATACTATATAGTCGGAAATCATGAATATTTTCACGGTATAGAAAAAATCATAAGTGCCGTAAAAGATTTGGGTATAAAAGTTCTTGAAAATGAAAACATCTATATAGGAGAGGACGGCAGAGGTTTTAATCTGGCAGGAGTTTATGATTTATTTGGGTACAGAACAAAAACGCACATGCCCGATTTGCCTAAAGCACTCCTTGGAAAAAAAGAGTCGCCGACCGTACTTTTAGCTCATCAACCGAAATTTATCAAAGAGGTAACAAGCGGAGTTGATTTGATGTTAAGCGGACACACTCACGGCGGGCAGCTCTACCCGTTTAAACTTTTAGTAGGACTGCAACAGCCTTATATAAACGGACTGCACAGACATAATGAAAATTTACAAATTTACATAAACAAGGGAACGGGATTTTGGGGACCGCCTATGAGACTGGGTGCGAGTTCGGAAATTACCCAAATATTTCTTAGCGGCGTTTAG
- a CDS encoding Ig-like domain-containing protein, whose product MATGKVIGQIQVAQGNVKIVSVDGAVREPNYDGFVYENEQIISDDPTALFQIKFLALPEASAYDGAFRILADGSVIHGRDAIDSVASDESLVNILKAAGSGDVENLKTAAGTDIGDLETAAGEEGVVGSSSFTETDIVAESSVLGFSRGANGALGFGITDFSGRAAPDFAHTPPAISSPNVVVYDENGTEPVIQVTATGESAVTYSIAGLDSDKFSIDGATGFLTFNNSPDYENPQDLSGDNEYNIYVTATDASGYYTTQLLSVSVNNVNEAPAAVNDTVDAVEDTVLSSTIDLDANDTDVDGSALSVVAGTYATAQGGTLVVAADGSYTYTPAANFHGVDTVNYTVTDGEFSDVGTLTINVASVNDAPVAVDDAVSAVEDTVLTSVIELDANDYDVDGDALSVVAGTFATANGGQLVLASDGTYTYTPAANFNGIDSVNYTVTDGELTDVGTLTINVAAVDEIVIPPIDYTFKDADEFVSDDEGKTQVGTVLENAVDGNGLALSVTAFSVDGSSYNADDTATIVGKGSLTIGSDGTYTFEPEANYNGEVPVATYTVTNGETTDTSTLTIYVNAVSDEFTDSGESVSGIEDTIQTGTVLENATDDNGLPLSVTEFRIDGDDTTYNAGDTATITGKGSLTIDSNGTYTFEPIDNYSGTVPTVIYTVSNGETTDSSALAITVDAAADVPSLSMSIEETEETESEWVVDEDANEAAGIYLGEDGNYYQDTTNTIVSDSSYKEILNTGSKLDFAQLTELADFAEFDMKITGHASGTAQFFNGVTFVGELPLTDGLNSYTPSGQFDNIIFTINVEGKATIHLQSYSIEQIVPTIVDPIMEELTTTVYEYTIIPDAAPTDTDGSETLSGITLDHIPGIGTVVVDNEDGTYTFTSTEQLSSDVLDGITATVISTEGEGGDAATITVNQNGIVSIEAGSGNDTLMGGDSIESIDGGAGNDYINGGSGTDTVYGGAGNDTMVYDIADTEIDGGAGTDTLIANSGAVNLSNISNINIIQLGSGATVVGGVDGINPSDVINATDDGTLIIQSVDNVSNQVNVDTSAGSFVDMGSIIIDGIEYAQYTGAGATLLIEETITVD is encoded by the coding sequence ATGGCTACTGGAAAAGTTATAGGTCAGATACAGGTTGCGCAAGGTAATGTTAAAATCGTAAGTGTTGACGGTGCTGTTCGTGAGCCGAATTATGACGGTTTTGTGTACGAAAACGAGCAAATCATAAGTGATGACCCGACTGCTCTGTTTCAAATAAAGTTTTTGGCACTTCCTGAAGCGTCGGCGTATGACGGTGCTTTTAGAATTTTGGCAGACGGTTCGGTTATTCACGGGAGAGATGCGATTGATAGCGTAGCAAGTGATGAGAGTTTGGTAAATATTTTAAAAGCGGCGGGAAGCGGGGATGTTGAAAATTTAAAAACAGCAGCCGGTACGGATATCGGAGATTTGGAAACGGCAGCCGGTGAAGAGGGTGTAGTAGGAAGTTCTTCATTTACCGAAACCGATATAGTAGCAGAGTCGAGTGTACTTGGCTTTAGCAGAGGCGCAAACGGTGCACTTGGGTTTGGGATAACTGATTTTAGCGGTAGAGCGGCTCCTGATTTTGCGCATACACCGCCGGCTATCTCATCTCCTAATGTTGTTGTTTATGATGAAAACGGTACCGAGCCTGTTATACAAGTTACGGCAACGGGTGAGAGTGCCGTTACCTATAGCATTGCCGGATTGGATAGCGATAAATTTAGTATAGATGGGGCGACCGGTTTTTTAACTTTTAACAATTCTCCCGACTATGAAAATCCGCAAGATTTAAGCGGGGATAATGAATATAATATATATGTAACCGCAACTGATGCAAGTGGATATTACACTACTCAGCTCCTTTCAGTTTCGGTTAACAATGTCAATGAAGCACCGGCGGCTGTGAATGATACCGTTGATGCGGTTGAGGATACCGTACTTAGCTCAACAATTGATTTAGATGCTAACGACACGGATGTAGACGGCAGTGCGTTAAGCGTTGTAGCAGGTACATATGCAACTGCACAAGGCGGAACTTTAGTAGTAGCGGCCGACGGCTCTTACACTTACACTCCGGCAGCTAACTTCCACGGAGTAGATACGGTAAACTATACGGTTACAGACGGAGAGTTTAGCGATGTAGGTACATTGACGATTAATGTAGCTTCGGTAAATGATGCGCCGGTTGCAGTAGATGATGCAGTTAGTGCGGTAGAAGATACGGTGCTTACTTCGGTGATTGAGTTGGATGCAAATGATTATGATGTTGACGGTGATGCCTTAAGCGTTGTAGCAGGTACATTTGCAACGGCAAACGGTGGACAGTTGGTTCTCGCATCTGACGGCACTTACACATATACGCCTGCAGCCAATTTCAATGGTATTGATAGTGTTAATTACACGGTTACGGATGGAGAGCTCACCGATGTCGGTACATTAACGATTAATGTAGCTGCCGTAGATGAGATAGTTATACCGCCTATAGATTATACATTTAAAGATGCGGATGAGTTTGTTTCAGATGATGAAGGTAAAACACAGGTTGGTACCGTCCTTGAAAATGCGGTTGACGGTAACGGATTAGCATTGAGTGTTACAGCGTTTAGCGTAGATGGTAGTAGTTACAATGCAGATGATACGGCAACGATTGTGGGTAAAGGTAGTTTAACAATTGGGTCAGATGGAACTTATACATTTGAACCAGAGGCAAATTATAACGGCGAAGTTCCAGTAGCAACATATACGGTAACTAACGGTGAGACAACGGACACTTCAACTCTAACTATTTATGTTAACGCTGTGTCTGATGAATTTACAGATAGTGGTGAGTCTGTTTCAGGGATTGAAGATACGATTCAAACAGGTACTGTTCTTGAAAATGCAACTGATGATAATGGGTTACCGTTAAGCGTTACGGAATTTAGAATAGATGGAGACGATACTACTTACAATGCAGGTGATACGGCAACGATTACAGGTAAAGGTAGTTTAACAATTGACTCAAATGGAACTTATACATTTGAACCGATTGATAATTATAGCGGTACTGTTCCAACAGTAATATATACAGTAAGTAACGGTGAGACTACGGATAGTTCTGCTCTAGCTATTACAGTCGATGCCGCTGCTGATGTACCTAGCTTAAGTATGAGTATAGAAGAAACAGAAGAAACAGAAAGTGAATGGGTGGTTGATGAAGATGCAAATGAGGCGGCAGGTATTTATTTAGGAGAAGATGGCAATTACTATCAAGATACAACAAACACTATAGTTAGTGATAGCAGTTACAAAGAAATTCTTAATACCGGTTCAAAGCTTGATTTTGCACAACTTACAGAACTGGCAGACTTTGCAGAATTTGATATGAAAATTACCGGTCATGCGTCAGGTACAGCACAATTTTTTAATGGTGTTACTTTTGTCGGTGAACTCCCGTTGACAGATGGATTAAATTCTTATACTCCTAGTGGACAGTTCGATAATATCATTTTTACGATAAATGTAGAAGGTAAGGCGACAATCCATTTACAAAGTTATTCTATTGAGCAAATAGTACCAACTATAGTTGACCCAATTATGGAAGAATTGACTACTACAGTTTACGAATACACTATAATACCTGATGCTGCACCAACAGATACAGACGGTAGTGAGACATTAAGCGGTATTACTCTAGACCATATTCCAGGCATAGGGACTGTGGTGGTAGATAATGAGGATGGAACATATACATTTACATCAACTGAACAGTTAAGTTCTGATGTTTTAGACGGTATTACTGCAACCGTAATATCTACAGAAGGTGAGGGTGGAGATGCGGCAACTATTACCGTAAACCAAAATGGTATAGTAAGTATTGAGGCGGGTAGCGGAAACGATACTTTAATGGGTGGAGATAGTATTGAATCTATTGATGGCGGTGCAGGCAACGACTATATCAACGGTGGTAGCGGAACGGATACCGTATACGGTGGGGCGGGCAATGACACGATGGTTTACGATATCGCAGATACCGAAATAGACGGAGGAGCAGGAACGGATACTCTAATAGCAAATTCAGGGGCTGTTAACCTTTCTAATATCTCAAATATTAATATTATTCAGTTAGGCTCAGGTGCGACGGTAGTGGGTGGGGTTGACGGGATTAATCCTAGTGATGTCATAAATGCAACGGATGACGGTACGCTGATAATCCAATCTGTTGATAATGTTTCTAATCAAGTTAATGTTGATACAAGCGCAGGTTCGTTTGTTGATATGGGAAGCATAATTATTGACGGTATTGAGTATGCTCAATATACCGGTGCAGGAGCAACGCTATTAATAGAAGAGACTATTACGGTGGATTGA
- a CDS encoding LuxR C-terminal-related transcriptional regulator: MKKIVLFTNMSSIKKHWESSLKNSYKTVVIEEFNELTHYLKKHSSKVIVMFDEMSISHIEDALQKLKEYRHATVLLFNAVPELHHASTLLGSGIKGYENSYINKENLLKMLLAVENGHNWLFADLTYFIINKYMQNKNIDEPEFMSFLTEKEKSIALMVANGLSNKEISQREKIALSTVKGHIHHIFEKANVTDRISLALKFK, from the coding sequence ATGAAAAAGATTGTGCTATTTACAAATATGTCCTCTATCAAAAAACATTGGGAAAGTAGTTTAAAAAATTCATATAAAACCGTAGTTATTGAGGAGTTTAATGAGCTGACTCACTACTTAAAAAAACATAGCAGTAAAGTTATTGTAATGTTTGATGAAATGAGTATTTCGCATATCGAAGATGCACTGCAAAAGTTAAAAGAGTACCGGCATGCTACCGTTTTGCTTTTTAATGCGGTGCCGGAACTTCACCATGCATCAACTCTGCTTGGCAGCGGTATAAAAGGGTATGAAAACTCTTACATAAACAAAGAAAATTTACTAAAAATGCTCTTAGCCGTCGAAAACGGTCATAACTGGCTTTTTGCCGATTTAACCTACTTTATCATTAACAAATATATGCAAAACAAAAATATAGATGAACCTGAATTTATGTCATTTTTAACTGAAAAAGAGAAAAGTATAGCTCTTATGGTCGCTAACGGACTGAGTAATAAAGAGATTTCACAAAGAGAAAAGATTGCACTCTCAACCGTCAAAGGACATATCCATCACATCTTTGAAAAAGCAAATGTAACGGACAGAATCTCTTTAGCGTTAAAGTTTAAGTAG
- a CDS encoding HlyD family type I secretion periplasmic adaptor subunit codes for MGLEDKFEEYSYRKKDIKNLRIKNSEDLEYMNSVSAAMLMNSSLGTKIMLWISAFFIIWLIFWAHNAEIDALTRGQGKVIPSNQVQIIQNLEGGIVSEILVEDGEEVKKGDILIKIDDTGFVSNFIESQLRYNELQAKTIRLLAESTGNPFKASETIRKSSPELIKYEESLYLSNKEQLENSILIYERRLEQKRDELKEAQARLANLNKSYELILKELQLNKPLVDKGIVAEVEYLKLQREASAIEGQMKSTKLSIPRLNSIIEEQKNNIMELEFKFRNIAKEKFNEAKAEMSRIESANIAREDKVKRTFVRSPVDGTIKQLLVNTVGGVVKPGMNIIEVVPTQDNLLVEAKIRPADIAFLFPGQRGIVKFSAYDFAIYGSIHGTVTHISADTIYDEVSRQNYYLVRIKTDKNYLGSEEKKLNIMVGMTADVDIITGKKTVLDYVLKPILRARENVLSER; via the coding sequence ATGGGTCTTGAAGATAAATTTGAAGAGTACTCTTATAGAAAAAAAGATATTAAAAATCTTCGCATAAAAAACAGTGAAGATTTAGAGTATATGAACTCCGTGAGTGCCGCAATGCTGATGAACAGCTCACTCGGTACTAAGATTATGTTATGGATTAGTGCCTTTTTTATTATTTGGCTTATTTTCTGGGCACACAATGCCGAGATTGACGCACTAACCCGCGGTCAAGGCAAAGTGATTCCTTCCAATCAAGTTCAAATCATACAAAATCTTGAGGGCGGGATTGTTAGTGAAATTCTTGTTGAAGATGGTGAAGAGGTAAAAAAAGGCGATATTCTTATAAAAATTGACGATACCGGTTTTGTAAGTAATTTTATAGAGAGTCAACTCCGCTATAACGAACTTCAAGCAAAAACTATTAGACTTTTAGCTGAATCGACAGGCAACCCTTTTAAAGCTAGTGAAACAATTAGAAAAAGTTCGCCCGAACTTATAAAATATGAAGAATCTTTATATCTTAGCAACAAAGAGCAGTTAGAAAATAGCATACTAATCTATGAGCGCCGTTTAGAACAAAAAAGAGATGAGCTAAAAGAGGCTCAGGCAAGACTAGCTAACCTTAATAAAAGTTATGAACTAATTTTAAAAGAGCTGCAGTTAAATAAACCTCTAGTCGACAAGGGCATCGTAGCTGAAGTAGAGTACTTAAAACTTCAAAGAGAAGCAAGCGCCATTGAGGGGCAGATGAAATCAACGAAACTCTCTATTCCTCGCCTTAACTCTATTATAGAGGAACAAAAAAACAATATTATGGAATTAGAGTTTAAATTTCGCAATATTGCCAAAGAGAAGTTTAATGAGGCAAAAGCTGAAATGTCTCGAATAGAGAGTGCTAATATAGCCAGAGAAGACAAGGTAAAACGCACATTTGTCCGATCTCCCGTAGACGGAACAATAAAACAGTTATTGGTAAATACGGTAGGAGGTGTTGTAAAACCGGGTATGAATATTATCGAAGTGGTTCCAACCCAAGATAACCTGCTTGTCGAAGCAAAAATCAGACCCGCTGATATCGCTTTTTTATTTCCGGGGCAGCGTGGCATCGTAAAATTTTCTGCTTATGATTTTGCGATATACGGCTCAATACATGGAACGGTTACACATATAAGCGCCGATACGATCTATGATGAAGTTAGCAGACAAAATTACTATCTTGTTCGTATAAAGACTGATAAAAATTACTTAGGCAGCGAAGAGAAAAAACTTAACATTATGGTCGGTATGACGGCAGATGTTGATATCATAACCGGCAAAAAAACAGTGTTAGACTATGTCTTAAAACCGATACTCCGTGCAAGGGAAAATGTACTAAGCGAAAGGTAA
- a CDS encoding type I secretion system permease/ATPase, with protein MSSLNNSVENPLLECLVIFTKLYNRPYSAEALVADLPVPPGRITPKLFSLDSKESKSAFHRAAQRAGFSSKLVNYSFKDISPLLLPVILILKGDKESEKACILTEISPDRKYAKIILPETGDSENWVKTEFLEAEYLDFAFLLKHNHEYKDTHNRLLKHENHHWFWGTLNYFSGVYTDVVIASFLINLFVMATPIFTLNVYDRVVPNNAMDTLWVFATGIVVIYIFDIVLKFLRSYFLENAAKKSDVIMSSMIYEHVLNLKLASKPRSVGSFASNLKDFDSIRGFFTSSSIATIIDLPFTIIFLFITYIIGGWLIAIPIMSALIIIIYSVIIEKPMRHSVQNTYEASAHKNSVLIESLTALETIKALGISGQYQWKWEEATGDVAQKGLKSKILSNSISTFVNFIVQLNSVALVIGGVYAIGEKSLTMGGLIAVVMLGSRMLAPLGQVAALIANFQQTKTAYDAINNIMKLDVERQEAKNFVQRPSFKGKIEFRHVSFTYPNTDNKILDDISFIINPGESVGIIGTNGSGKTTIEKLILGLYEPTEGSILIDGIDIKQIDPADLRQNISYVPQDVILFQGTLKENIVLRSPGASDEDILTVAKLSGISDFVDVHPMGYDMPIGERGDGLSGGQKQSISIARAFIHQAPIVLLDEPTNSMDNTHESHFIRALNDYKKDHTMLLISHKNVLLALTQRLILLDRGKVILDGAHDDVVKQLQTPRKSN; from the coding sequence GTGTCGTCGTTGAATAACAGTGTAGAAAATCCACTACTGGAGTGCTTGGTAATTTTTACCAAGCTCTACAATCGCCCATATAGTGCAGAGGCGTTAGTCGCTGACCTGCCCGTCCCTCCGGGAAGAATTACTCCTAAACTTTTTTCACTCGACTCTAAAGAGTCGAAATCCGCTTTTCACAGAGCAGCGCAGCGTGCAGGATTTAGCTCTAAGTTAGTAAATTACTCATTTAAAGATATATCTCCTCTGCTTTTGCCCGTCATATTAATTTTAAAAGGCGACAAAGAGAGCGAAAAAGCTTGTATCTTAACGGAAATAAGCCCTGATAGAAAATATGCAAAAATCATACTTCCCGAAACAGGAGATAGTGAAAATTGGGTTAAAACAGAGTTCTTAGAAGCTGAATATCTTGATTTTGCATTTTTACTAAAGCACAATCATGAGTACAAAGACACCCACAATCGTCTGCTAAAGCACGAAAATCATCACTGGTTTTGGGGAACACTTAACTATTTTTCCGGTGTCTATACGGATGTGGTTATTGCTTCATTTTTAATAAATCTTTTTGTTATGGCAACCCCTATTTTTACCTTAAATGTATATGATAGGGTTGTTCCCAACAATGCAATGGACACTCTATGGGTATTTGCTACAGGTATTGTCGTTATTTATATATTTGACATAGTTTTAAAATTTCTTCGTTCATATTTTCTTGAAAATGCCGCTAAAAAAAGCGATGTCATTATGTCATCAATGATATATGAACATGTGCTAAATCTAAAGTTAGCGTCAAAACCTCGTTCGGTCGGCTCTTTTGCCAGCAATTTAAAAGATTTTGACTCTATAAGAGGTTTTTTTACCTCTTCATCAATTGCAACTATTATTGATTTGCCTTTTACAATTATCTTTTTATTCATAACATATATCATAGGCGGTTGGCTTATAGCAATTCCTATAATGAGCGCTTTGATTATTATTATCTACAGCGTAATTATTGAAAAACCGATGAGGCACAGCGTTCAGAACACTTATGAAGCATCTGCTCATAAAAACTCTGTTTTAATCGAATCGTTAACCGCATTAGAAACTATTAAAGCTTTAGGAATAAGCGGACAATATCAATGGAAATGGGAAGAAGCTACGGGCGATGTTGCTCAAAAAGGTCTAAAATCTAAAATTTTATCCAACTCTATCTCGACATTTGTCAATTTTATAGTTCAGTTAAACTCGGTAGCTCTTGTTATCGGTGGAGTTTATGCCATAGGCGAAAAATCTCTAACTATGGGCGGACTCATAGCAGTCGTTATGCTAGGTTCAAGAATGCTGGCTCCTCTTGGTCAAGTTGCAGCGCTAATTGCAAATTTTCAACAAACAAAAACAGCATATGATGCTATTAACAACATTATGAAGCTAGATGTTGAGCGCCAAGAGGCAAAAAATTTTGTACAACGCCCATCTTTTAAAGGCAAGATAGAGTTTAGACATGTAAGCTTTACATATCCAAACACAGATAATAAAATCTTGGACGATATAAGTTTTATTATCAATCCGGGAGAATCCGTCGGCATCATAGGTACTAACGGTTCAGGAAAAACCACTATCGAAAAACTCATCCTCGGTCTTTATGAACCGACGGAGGGTTCTATTTTAATTGACGGCATTGACATAAAACAAATTGATCCGGCTGATTTGAGACAAAATATCTCATATGTACCGCAAGATGTCATACTGTTTCAAGGAACATTAAAAGAGAATATCGTCTTGCGTTCTCCGGGTGCAAGCGATGAGGATATCTTAACCGTGGCGAAGTTAAGCGGAATAAGCGACTTTGTAGATGTGCATCCCATGGGGTACGATATGCCTATCGGCGAGAGAGGTGACGGGTTATCGGGAGGACAAAAACAGTCCATCTCTATTGCACGGGCTTTTATACATCAAGCACCGATTGTTCTGCTTGATGAACCTACTAACTCTATGGATAACACGCATGAAAGTCACTTTATTCGAGCTCTAAATGATTATAAAAAAGATCATACTATGCTTTTGATATCGCATAAAAATGTTTTACTGGCACTTACTCAAAGACTGATTTTACTAGACAGAGGCAAAGTCATTTTAGACGGTGCGCATGATGATGTGGTTAAACAATTACAAACACCGAGAAAGAGTAATTAA